gtaatatggATTTAAACTTGAGTGCATTCAGAATGCCAGTGTGCTTCAGCGGCTTCATTGCTAGCTGGTAATGATGAGTAGGAGATAGACGCTTGTGTAATGGAGCGTGACTGATGCACAGGAAGTTGACAGTGATGTATGTTATGATGCTGTAGTAGACATATCATACAACATTACATTTAGTTTCTTATCCATCGGTGACTAAAATGGACATCAGCCATCTCCATTTCCACTAAAAGGAAGGTTAATGGCTGTCATTGCAACAAGGGTTTCTCTCAATTCAGAGAAAGTGTTATGTCAGAAAATGTCTGCAGATAAATTAATGGTACTTCTAATGCAGTTTATGAGATATTCAAACCTGTAATTCACATAGTCCTAAGACTTGTAGGACTTCTTAATTTTCTGTTTGCATACATTCCATATCTACATGTGCACTTGACAGCATTAGAAAATGTGTAAAGACCCATTCCTTATGACATCAAATGTACCTGCCAGCACACAGGGATGAGACAGAAggaatgtaaaaaaatgtaattctCTAAATatgttatacaggtaaaaatacgATCATTTGAAGAAGTTTTATAATTGATTGAGTCAGTGGCATATACTATAGTTTTAGATGTACTATAGTATATGTCCCTATTTACTCAGAAATTTATCGATATATAAAAGTTGTACTTGTCTAATGCATATGGAATGCCATCAAGAACACTAACTTTTTAAATCATCCTTGCAGTTTCCTTGATTCTTtgtcattcacccctgaaattttataatgaactgttccatcaTTAGTTTTAGAAGAGTCAAGTGTGTATGCTAGGGTATGATGATGAATGATTTGATTGGTGATAGATGATCAGACTAAGAGTATAAATGCGCTTTCATGTTGCAATCATATATGTAAAGTAACTTTCTTGTGgcgatattatatatatatatatatacttattaccTAATTGTTTTGTGTGaattaatgaataatttattaattacatgtgtatatatatcggaaggTGTTTCTATAGTTTGCTTTTTACAGTTGTGCCTTTTAGATGACAAACATATATTAGCCAATTAGATTAGTATTTGAGCAATTTATTGTGTTTTTTAAAGACAAAAGCTGTAGGAATAATTGATATTTGTTGTGTAGTACATAACCATCAATCACACTGGCTTGGAAATGGCTGTCAGCTTCGtaccatatatatgtgtgtgtgtgttgtaaaagtcaaggtcatgcAGATGTTTTTATATAGACATGATGTAAGTTTCTAACATTATGGGCAGACAAATTATTGTAGGTCCAAAGTGGTAAAGATTTCTGACATTCTTCTGTAACACTATATAGACACCTGTTGTGTATTCCGTCATTGCACATTCAATAGTTACCTTCCTTGTTGGTATAGGTATacccattgtgatgtcattatatTGTGAGCTAAACTCATGTCGTTTTCCTTAGAAAAGTATGACATAAGCTCGAAaacatgtgacatcacaatcaatacttatccgcaaggacagataactctgtaatatataaacacGAAATATGACTTCATATCTTCATACACTAGCTTTAATATTCCTATTCCTCTAATACCTGGCACATATTTAATTGACTTATAATTGTTTATAGAATGTAaaacagaaatatttcaaacagaTTTTTCTGAAGATTCTGCTTGAAACATTGACATTATCTCATGAATCGATGTTTCTGAAGGATGTCGTAGGATGTTTGATACAGTAGATTTGACATTTCCTATAATCCAGGTTTCTGAAGGATATGTCCTGTATGTTAGATGTAGTAGTGTGAAGAGGCCCAGCTATGATAACAGAGATTGCTGGGATGACTGTACCAGGGGATGTATAACTGTGATAGGGAGCCAGGTGTGTCAGCCCAATCTGTATGGTTGACATTATAAATCTGTGCCATGTCGGCCACAAAGCCTAcctgtatatgatatatttggTGTAAGTCAATATAGGacttatctacatgtatatataccttaTCAGAGAAGCTTTGTGTCTCCCTGGACAAGCATTAAAATATACTGACCACTAAAGTCCCGCTGTCAGTCAACTGACCAATGAGATGGTGTGATTGGAATTTGTGAAAACCGGAGGCATTGTTGATCGATTGATATGAAAACGCATGGTTGTTTATTATGGGATAGGTAAAGTCCATTAACGGACAGTTACAAAATTCTCAAATCAACATCTCGCTATATATACCTGGATTATTAGATCTCCTTGTCACATACCTGTAATTCCTGCCGGCACATACCTGTAATTCCTGCCGGCAAGTCATGCTCACACAAACATGTAATTAACTTAGAGACGTGTAGGTCTACCTATATACTAGCCAATAGATTGTAATACAGGTAAAGGGAATCCCTAGGGGGTTACAATAACACCTACCAgatctttctttattttcatcaCTTTAGGCAAAGTACATGCCATCATTTCAAGGGTCCACTGTTCCTTTACATAAGGAGTAAATACCAAAGGGGTGTAGGTATGGGCAGTAATTATGCTACTtataatcataaaataatttcttcttTGATAAAGGTGATTCTGTGGATTACCTCCCCTGCTGTGTTTGAAATGGACCAGACATCACAGATGGAGTAGTGTTACCTCTCACAAGCTCCGCTTTTATTGTATGACACCTTGGTGTCTACATTTCTGTCTGTCTGCAAGTCCTTATAAAGGAATATGTTAAGGCAGCAAATATTTATTGTAggcatttttattttcatttgtcggCAATGCATGTTTTCCTCTTGTCTGATATTCGGTCACAAACTTAACTGTTGTTTATACAGTATCATAGATATCTTCATAACCCTTAGGCAGTACAATTGTcctgaaaaataaatgtttgtattCTAAAAATGATGAACTTGGCACTACTAAcgacacaaataaaaaaaaaaaactttcttcGGGCAAACCTTTGACATGGAACTGCCAGGTAGCTTATATCATTGTTTGAAATGGCTATAAAGatattaatatttgatatcaatatatttGACTTATGGGTGATGAGGACATTGAAGTTATTGAACCGAAAAGATATGCTTGAAAAATTTGGACGGTACagtaaaataattaatagaTTGCATACAAACAGCTAAAACACAGACAAACCATAATAATTGAGTGTACTAGAATCATGTTTCTCAGATATGTTTACAGAAAAGGAACATCTACACTATTTAGATAGATCTATGTGTTTATTCATAAAACTTCACTGGAGTAAATTAGAGCACCATGTAGATCTTCAACTTGGTCCAGAGGTTAGAGGGATGTTTGGATTGAAGAGTTAAGCTTAGGAACTCCAGAGGTTAGAGGGATGTTTGGACTGAAGGGTAAAGTTCAGGAACTCCAGAGGTTAGAGGGATGTTTGGACTGAAGGGTAAAGTTCAGGAACTCCAGAGGTTAGAGGGATGTTTGGATGGAAGGGTAAAGTTCAGGAACTCCAGAGGTTAGAGGGATGTTTGGACTGAAGGGTAAAGTTCAGGAACTCAGTATTTGATCCAGAGGTTAGAGGGATGTTTGGACTGAAGGGTAAAGTTCAGGAACTCAGTATTTGATCCAGAGGTTAGAGGGATGTTTGGACTGAAGGGTAAAGTTCAGGAACTCCAGAGGTTAGAGGGATGTTTGGACTGAAGGGTAAAGTTCAGGAACTCAGTATTTGATCCAGAGGTTAGAGGGATGTTTGGACTGAAGGGTAAAGTTCAGGAACTCAGTATTTGATCCAGAGGTTAGAGGGATGTTTGGGATGAAAGGTAAAGTTCAGGAACTCAGTATTTGGAATGTTGATGCAGACGTAATTAAATCCTATCTTGTTACATTGGAGATTTCCCTTTTCTTTTGAACTTTGATTTGTTTACTATTCTACAGTAATTTAATGTAATTTGATTAAATGTGAGGTTGTGTGGATGTATGTGAAGGGCAGTGTGATGGTATGTAAATAGTTTACCCATTAAACTCCACTTTTTTCCCCCATAGCTACTGTAAGCATATTAAAAGCACAATTAATCTATTTTTCTtgataaatacaatttatatgCAATGTGAGACACAAATTTAAGATGTTTTACCGGTAGCTTAAAGAGATATCTggattttgctatttttaatttttatgtaatatttctgGGACACATTAGGCCACATGTTACCTGGAAACCAAGTTTTGTGTGGATCAGTATAATCAGGTATTAAAACATACATCAAATAAAACCATTAATCTGTATACCTTTCAACAGGTCGTCTTGTGCCTCAGTTTACAAAATCCTTTTTAAAGGTCCACTTTGGGCTATCAATGGATCTATATGTACTTTGTACTtgtaattttattcaaaattcaaaataaattgagGAAGACTGCCATTAGCCCTATATCATCTGTCGTCGGACATGAAAGTGTGCAATATAATCTTTAACTATACGCTAGTGACAGGTGAGCCGGAATAATTGTCGCATCACAGACCAAACATTTATCTACCCAGATTTAGTGCTAGATAGCGGAAAAGGGTGTGTGATGCTTTAAATATCTCTGCTGATAATAGAAGGGTGTAATTGTTTCACATTTGTCAGGCAAAGGTTGTTGGAGTCGGATGGTTGTCTGTCTTGTGGCAGTCGGCCTCACTGTTATCATTAGTGGGTAGAATGCACCCCGATTTATAGTCACACGACTCGACTGTCACGGAGTTATATCTGTCTCGCTGTAGCAACACTACCTGTGATTTATCTTACCTGGAGAGAATGGTTAGTCAGGTGTATTAGTATAGCGGTAACTGAATTTGGATGGAGAGGTTTCATGTATACCTGAATATTTTTACCTGCATCACGActatattaattatatagtGGATATTAAGTTGTGGAATAGAGATTTATTCCTGGATGGGTTATTAATTTGTGTATAACCTGTTACAATCTGTCAATCATTTAAAGAAGTCCAGAAAATTATTTCTACCATCCTCGGAAACCCAGAGTCACCGCTCCATCGTTTGTGACATGAGTGAGATACACTTGCTTTTGTCTGCCTTTATAAATAAGCAGTAGAACTATCGTGAACCTGAATGAGGTTATGGTGGACTCAGAAATATGGATTTATACACCTGGAGTTAGTTGATGGTTATACAGTGCCTTGATGAGATTTCCTATAACGGGATATGATATTTATCTGTAGACAGTAAAATACGGCCATCACCATGAAGCAAAATGTGGTACGTACTGGCGCTGATGTCATTGTTATGTGTTAACAGAAATATAGCTGATGTCACCATAAATTGTGATGTGCGTGTTGACctatattaatatacatataaacgttacatatgtgtatttataatgattgCAAACTACTGTAATTCCAAAAtaaaaaggggggggggaggggagtCATTTCAAGCTGGATGGAGTAAATTGTGGTTTATTTAAAATTGGTTTAAATTATCGTTTAAGTACAATATACATTGTTCCATTTAAGTGTCtacataatttataataaatcttatcaatatttaccGGTAGTAATTAattcatataataaatattttgttaatttccgTATTCATAAATTATTTGAATGGGTTTTGTGCATATATGTGAACATGAAATACAAATACTTACACTATTTGAATTTCCAAAAAAAAGACAAATCTAGAATTTTAACTTTGAACAGATTTTCTTGTTTACTTTACCTCAAGACATTTTGTCATTGTAAACAGTCTTCAGAACATACAAacctatacagtacatgtatactgacctCTCAGTGTTTGTTTAACTTCGGAGATTGACTGCAGGCAAGTGTCAGATTAAGACAGTTTACTAAATGTGCCTTTAATTATGAAGAGTTCCGATAAAGGGCATCtggaaatgtttttttgtttgatatccTAATTTCCTCTAAACTAAGCCAAGACATAGCATCACCCATGTTGTCAGGACACCTGTACTAGGATTTGAGATGCAATGAAATGTTAGATTTATGTGTATGTGGTCGAATGTACAGTTATACAAAATGCAGGAATTTTGTTCTGAAATTGTAAGTAAATTAAACctatatattaatttcaaaaaggCAACCAGTTGATGGCAACCATTTGAcaactttaatattttaagCATTGACCTTAATTATGATTACCAGTAGTTTCAAGCTATTTTAAACATGTTTCTTATGGATAACTCCCTTTTCTCGTTACAGTCGCCAGCCCGTGGAATCATCAAGCCAATAGCATTCAAGCCTGTTGTCGTGAATCATAACTACGTGAACACACGCCGGATGGTGGACCACAGGAAGTATACACAGCAAGATGACGGGTACGGGTCCCAGGATTATCCGATGACAAATCAACGCAATGTTGCAAATATGTCGCATGGATCGCTTAATGCAGAGAGCGACAGATCAGCAAGTTTCTCAAGTGATGGTCAGAGTAAACAGTTTAGTCCAGATCGGCCGGAGTCAATTCGCTCATTTCAAATGGACAGTGATCATTCAACAAGTTTTTCGAGTGATGGACAAAGTCAGAAACAGTATACACCAGAACGATCTGAGTCAATACCGTCGTCAAATATGAGTAGAATTTCTGTAAATCGTTTAGATGGCTTTGTGCAGACTCCCTCCCCTAGTGATAGTGGGGTAGGAGAGCTGGAGGCCATGCTGAAGGAAAAGGATGCAGAAATCAATATACTACGTGAGGTTATGGAAAAAAATGAGAAAGCCATATTTCAGGTTTACGAGGAAAAGAAAAAGTCATGGTCTCAAGATATGAAACAAGTTAAGGAAGAATGTGATCAGAAACTTAAGGTACAGCAAAGAAAGTCGTACAAAACTGAACAGGTTCTGTCTCTACAGGTGTACAAACTACAGCAAGAGAAGAAAACCTTGAAGGAGGAATGTGATCGCGTTAAAGCAGAGAATGAGGAACTGAAAGAAAAAGTCAAATCATATGCACTAGAAACTGAAAGACTAGAATCAGAAGTAGCAAATATTTCGTTGCATAGTAAATCAATTTCAGAGGAAACTGAAAATGATTTGCATAAGACAATGGACAATTTGAATGACAGTCTTGCGCTTAAAAATGAAGAAGTTGTCAAATTGCAAACAGAATTGGAGGAAAAGCAACAAGAACTCTTAGAAAAGGACGAGGAAATTGGTGAAAAATTCAGAGAAATTGTTGCCAGAACTGATGAGGTTCAGTCCTTAAGAGAAAGTTTGCGAAGAGTCTCTTTGGAATCTTCAATAGAAATGGACACATCATGTGGATGTGAGAGAAATTCAAAATCAGGAGGAAAATCTCCTAATAGTGATAGAGGTAGGTCCCCTGGAACCTCCATTCTGGCCGGGGAGGGCATTAATGAGGAGATTCAACGACTTCGGGACCAACTTGACGCCCATCATGATATCCTTGAGAAAGAAAGGGAGCAATGGGCAGACGAAAAGAACAAAGTtattcgctatcaaaaacaacTTCAGTTAAATTACGTGCAAATGTTTCGCAAAAATAAGCTTCTGGAGGCGGAGGTGGAACAACTGACTCTGGAGTTAGAAAGCAGAGACATCAAACTCATGTCAATGAATGGAGAGGAATCTGTGTGTTAGTGTGGCTAAGTGCAATATAGATAATGGTGCTATACTTTTACTGATGTAACAATACTTGGAAATCCTCAACACAATGTACTGTTATGTAGAAGAATTCCAATGGTTTGAAACAGAACCTGTGAACTTACATAACAAATAcattgataaaattgaaatacaacTCACGACAAACCAGGAAATGTTAAGAGGTGGCTTCATTTCATGACATACTGATACAGACTTAAATGATGCTATATATGTTGGAATTATtcatgtgtatgtacatgtacagattaAGTTTGAAGTGGAAACTTGAATTCTGATGGATTGCATtacacaaaatgatattttttttcactgcCATTTAGTAATCCATCTCATATTTTTGTTCTggatatatactgtattcaGTGTGGGATATCATAGACATGGAAATTCAGAATAAGATGTAGCTACAAAGCATTAAAGGGTGGGTGTTTATTAAGATGTTCTGAAATTGTAATTTCCCAGTGGATTATATACCagattacaaattaaaaattactATTTATATGTCCATAAAGATAGGTAGGGACACTTATTTTGGTTAAGAGGAATTCCAAATTGATCTTTCAACGTTGAAGTATGTTTCTGTGTAAATGAGTATGTCCATCTTTATATTAATGTTAGGATAAAatcaagtaaatatatatatccactTGATCTGTTAAAGAACAATAGTCATAACTTTAATTAAGGAATCCTTAACTTAGAATTTTCCTTAGGAAAACATACAGAAGTTAAAGAGAAAATCTTTAGTGAAAAAGCCTTcgttaaaatctgtaatgctttcctatggagttATGTAAGGAATTCCctaaatttaaggaatgatcATGAAACTGGCCCAGGTATTGTTGAATAATGATTGGAGATAATAAAGGTAACCATGAATCAGTAGTACACATGTACTGCAAAATATTATTCATTTCCCACTTAGTGCCAAAATGTTCATGGAGTATAAAGTTTGTATTCATCAGAATCCAGATATATACTGTTCTCCAAATGTTGCAAAATGTATACCAGTATACTATTACCACTTATATGAAATGTATTACCATAGCTTTAAGgcttcaaataataaaacaaatgatcCTTTTCAACCCATGTGTCCAGAGATCAAACACATATGCTGTCTTTAGATATATTGCTATAAGGCAAGGTACAGATATCACTATATACCTGCATTTCTAATACATTCACACAAGATGTACCCTCTGGCCACCagacaaaacatattttgtcaTAAGATTAATAACTTTTACATCTGTCAAAATTGTTTCCCTTTTGTTTGAAAATGACAACTCAAGATCAACCAAAGAGATGTCAAGCCATAGTTATAGTATTAGAAAACCTGTCAAAAATGTACCTTACACTACCATAGAATATGCCAGAAGAGTGAATAGCATCTGGTGAAATAGAAGCTGGAGTGAGTTATATCTGGACTCTATTGATATTTTACACCTGTTAAAATATGTAGTTACACACATTGTAAATTGACTAACTTTAAAATGAAACCCTATATTAATTAATACTAATGGAATTATCAATATATCCACTGCTGTTTCAATTAATACTTTCATCATATAATTTCCTTTTGTTGTGAACGTATTCAATCATCGCAGTCTGTTAACTTTTTTTTGACAATTAATTTCAGGCCAGaccagaaaaaatgaaaatgttcttCTGTGAATTATTGTCttatcaaatgattaatataaattaaatattttgaaatggttttttATTACAGTGAAATATTCTGATCATGATGGAactatcattttcattttttaacttCAGGATGATAATTACATACAGTGtgtataattttgataaaaaaatatccgATTCTTGTAACTTAGAAAATATATACTAGGTAACTgggaaatatttttgttacaagTTTATACACCCTACTTATAAACACAACATTCATTGATGTATGTGCTTTTTTATCAGCCTACATTATACTTGAGGCCTGTTATTAACTTGCATATACATGATAAAATCAGCCCTGAACTTTTAAAAGACCATCTAGAGGGGAAACACAAATACCTGTCCACAGATGTGTTTTGTACGAGCAGACAGGATACATTTAAGTGTTTAATTTTGTGGATGAGTCAAACACATTATTAATGAAATGACACTTGAAACCTAAAAGTATCGATTAAACATTACTTTTTATGCTTGAGGGGAAAAAAGGAAGCTTATTAAGATCTGGACTTAGGCTAAGCCGTCAAAACAGggtaggggagacaactcataCATTTAATGACATCAGTTGAAATGATTCTTATGTTGTTTATAAAACTGCTGGAAATTTATCATTGATTTTTCCTATAAGAAGTGGTTTAATAAGTAAGTCAATAATGTGTGGTACAAAAAAGGATTGGAGTTTATCAAGGATGTGacaaatatatttgatacaGGGGAACTATGGCACAGCTGTTACCGTTGTTTTTTCTCTTCCTTGGTTTTCCTCACCCGTATATAGATATGTACATACTAAcgttgatattatatatatatgtattactatAGCATTTACTTGAAGGAATAATTACAATATTCCAACTTCAGTTGTATGAAGTCTTTCGTGGTTTGTTGAACTACAGCCAGTGATTTTCTAGTCAAGACACAATTTTGTTATCGATAGTAAGTGTAAGCAAGCCTAACCAGTCACTGTTAATATAGTCAAAATGTAGATATAGTCAAAATGTAGCAGCTTATTGTTGACTGTTGACCCTCTCAAGCATTCCTTGTGTTAAATAAATAACcctcattaaaataaaacaccCAGCAATGTAGAGAAAAGCTTGttgttaaaaaattatttaaaaaaaccgCATTCAAAGTATATTTTACTGGTGTGTGAAATGTTTCTAACATCATGTTATCATGTCTAATATTAATAAGTATTAACAGCATTATGAATGTGACCTTTGAAGTTCAGGGGGTCAAGGTCAGTATGACAATTAGTCATAATAGAAATTGTTTTAAagcaattttcattgaattgATTGGTCTTGCTTGCAGATTATTAAAACTATATGAATGATGAATAAATTTCATGAACATTGAACTTTGCTGGTTTGTGTTGTTATTGATAATATGTCTTATTTATTTAATAGTGAATTACCAAACAACACTGCAGTTCTGATCAGAAGCTTCAAAATCACAAGTGACAAAGattgtggaaaaaaaattataaaaaaatttaaaatgaatttcataTATTACAATAAACCTCTTTACTTTCTCTTATTCAATTTTTCAtatccatatttttttcaactatTTATTCATGAATACAAAGAATTGTGATCAAGTGCTCTAACTGACAAACATGCATTCATAAGTTCggtatacatttttataaatcattCGTGAAACACATGTGCTCGAGCTCTTTCACAAAATTACATGAAAATTtgtattaacaaaaataaaatgatctTTAGTGCAGTCTCCCTTGGAATAAtgcaatacattttgacatgaaattattaaaaaagcAGGTTGTTATAGTGATGTGATAAatagtatcttaaatttgtgttgatttcatatgagattttatgaaactcatttcaaagttttaatttttgctcgccaaggctcacaaaaataaaaacttctttggctcttttcatagaattttatatgaaatgaacgctcatttaagatcctatatatatcaaaaaattCTCTTCATTACTTCATTTGATCCCACCTGAAGGTGAGGCCTATTGTAAATGCTGTGGAATTTTTCAAACTGTTTATAGTTTGAAAATTTTTGCATTTTGTATCAATCTCCAATGAAATTGTTGACACGTCAAAATTTGCCATATTTGTTACATAAGTGTATGGATGTATTAGCAGAGATAAAATAACAGCAAAATAGGCGAAAATTTCTGTGAAAAATTTCTTGTTTATGATTATATTGATAACGGCCTCAGATTTAGATAGGAGCGTGACCTAGCACCCCCTTTTCCTGAGagatttttaatttcatcatcTACAATTTACGAACACCATGTCTCACAGGCGTCACTCTAAAAaataatacacacatacatctAGACTTAAAGTAGAACTAACGCATGAATTTATTGCTGGTTTCTACAACAAGTAAACGTCGTTTTACGATGATCAAAAGTATGCTGGGTGtgaaaatgtttacatggcCAACAGAAGATGTTGTGTCCACTAAAGCAGAGGAAGGAGTTTGCAAAGTGTAGCAGGTTTTTAATTCAATCTGATTAGTTTTAATTGTGCTatagcaaggatttataagtgagaaggattcctCACCGTCTCTTTACACAACTAAACACCAAGTGAGACGCCTACGAACCGGGAATAAataccatttttctcaacaaatacttgtcttatctagtcaaatgaaacaccaatgtaaatttaattaaatttcacaacgtttagtacatgctttaaggacggaagatttagaagaaatgtacTTGGTACATAGTGATACAGTCGCCTTCTACTCTTGCCCTGTTACTTTTGGTGCGGTAGACCACTCCTAGTGGAAGTATTGGTAGGGTTCCTTGGAGAGAGAACCTGAGTTGGT
This genomic window from Argopecten irradians isolate NY chromosome 11, Ai_NY, whole genome shotgun sequence contains:
- the LOC138334849 gene encoding leucine zipper putative tumor suppressor 2 homolog isoform X2 translates to MASRTNSTSDLVFTDGELSPRLQELYSPMSNFSLQSQEILNSVFESEYSTPSNQYDDYSHIQYTPNRKLSAPVAPEPPLRTSSVSSFMSDYTHRSYSTSHGNGSHSNSGHGNSRGHGNGHGGGVSQYYKGQGSQHAHHLHPPSRRRTWTPSGLKNGMTGNLSNSNSTSNVRNCHSNDLLENNYDSIVNGQVRVQGDEPEIAPPRLAPVSGILPRSPARGIIKPIAFKPVVVNHNYVNTRRMVDHRKYTQQDDGYGSQDYPMTNQRNVANMSHGSLNAESDRSASFSSDGQSKQFSPDRPESIRSFQMDSDHSTSFSSDGQSQKQYTPERSESIPSSNMSRISVNRLDGFVQTPSPSDSGVGELEAMLKEKDAEINILREVMEKNEKAIFQVYEEKKKSWSQDMKQVKEECDQKLKVQQRKSYKTEQVLSLQVYKLQQEKKTLKEECDRVKAENEELKEKVKSYALETERLESEVANISLHSKSISEETENDLHKTMDNLNDSLALKNEEVVKLQTELEEKQQELLEKDEEIGEKFREIVARTDEVQSLRESLRRVSLESSIEMDTSCGCERNSKSGGKSPNSDRGRSPGTSILAGEGINEEIQRLRDQLDAHHDILEKEREQWADEKNKVIRYQKQLQLNYVQMFRKNKLLEAEVEQLTLELESRDIKLMSMNGEESVC
- the LOC138334849 gene encoding leucine zipper putative tumor suppressor 2 homolog isoform X1 codes for the protein MENTVWMDNVHGIADMASRTNSTSDLVFTDGELSPRLQELYSPMSNFSLQSQEILNSVFESEYSTPSNQYDDYSHIQYTPNRKLSAPVAPEPPLRTSSVSSFMSDYTHRSYSTSHGNGSHSNSGHGNSRGHGNGHGGGVSQYYKGQGSQHAHHLHPPSRRRTWTPSGLKNGMTGNLSNSNSTSNVRNCHSNDLLENNYDSIVNGQVRVQGDEPEIAPPRLAPVSGILPRSPARGIIKPIAFKPVVVNHNYVNTRRMVDHRKYTQQDDGYGSQDYPMTNQRNVANMSHGSLNAESDRSASFSSDGQSKQFSPDRPESIRSFQMDSDHSTSFSSDGQSQKQYTPERSESIPSSNMSRISVNRLDGFVQTPSPSDSGVGELEAMLKEKDAEINILREVMEKNEKAIFQVYEEKKKSWSQDMKQVKEECDQKLKVQQRKSYKTEQVLSLQVYKLQQEKKTLKEECDRVKAENEELKEKVKSYALETERLESEVANISLHSKSISEETENDLHKTMDNLNDSLALKNEEVVKLQTELEEKQQELLEKDEEIGEKFREIVARTDEVQSLRESLRRVSLESSIEMDTSCGCERNSKSGGKSPNSDRGRSPGTSILAGEGINEEIQRLRDQLDAHHDILEKEREQWADEKNKVIRYQKQLQLNYVQMFRKNKLLEAEVEQLTLELESRDIKLMSMNGEESVC